Proteins encoded within one genomic window of Labrys wisconsinensis:
- a CDS encoding ABC transporter permease, translating to MTANRLIGWTLLAYVALTIAFILAPIVSSFVFSFNAGRFPSLPWQGFSTDWYAAVLTDPSIRSGLINSLIVAACSATIATLLGFTAAYTDYRYKFTGKAVYVALAMLPPNVPVMILGLAMLVYQSQFSLVGALHSVIIAHVVYCAPFAMALVRLRLSQMDPDLEAAAWNLGAGQAQALRHVILPFALPSILAAFFLTMAVSFDEFAMAWFVSGFNETLPVRILVLLQREVSPRVNAIGSIVFLVTIVLALTALALFSWRRTGGRAVRPSTGSDRSDSA from the coding sequence GTGACGGCCAATCGTCTCATCGGCTGGACGCTGCTGGCTTATGTCGCGCTGACGATCGCGTTCATCCTGGCGCCGATCGTCTCCAGCTTCGTTTTCTCGTTCAACGCCGGGCGTTTCCCGAGCCTGCCCTGGCAGGGGTTCAGCACCGACTGGTACGCGGCCGTGCTGACGGACCCGTCCATTCGCTCCGGCCTGATCAACAGCCTGATCGTGGCGGCCTGCTCCGCGACCATCGCCACCCTCCTCGGCTTCACCGCCGCCTACACGGACTATCGCTACAAGTTCACCGGCAAGGCGGTCTATGTGGCGCTCGCCATGCTGCCCCCCAACGTGCCGGTGATGATCCTCGGCCTCGCCATGCTGGTCTATCAGAGCCAGTTCTCGCTGGTGGGCGCTCTGCATTCGGTGATCATCGCCCACGTGGTGTACTGCGCGCCCTTCGCCATGGCGCTGGTGCGCCTGCGCCTGTCGCAGATGGATCCCGATCTCGAGGCAGCCGCCTGGAATCTGGGGGCAGGGCAGGCGCAGGCGCTGCGCCACGTCATCCTGCCCTTCGCGCTGCCGTCCATCCTCGCCGCCTTCTTCCTGACCATGGCCGTCTCGTTCGACGAGTTCGCCATGGCCTGGTTCGTCTCCGGCTTCAACGAGACGCTGCCGGTGCGCATCCTGGTGCTGCTGCAGCGGGAGGTCAGTCCGCGAGTCAATGCCATCGGGAGCATCGTCTTCCTCGTGACCATCGTCCTGGCGCTGACGGCGCTGGCGTTGTTCTCGTGGCGACGCACCGGCGGCCGTGCCGTGCGCCCTTCCACCGGTTCAGACAGAAGCGATTCCGCATGA
- a CDS encoding LysR substrate-binding domain-containing protein, translated as MNLDPYLLRAFLTAAEIGTVNGAAATLNRTQAAVSMQIRKLEDLLGKELFERSSRGLTLTADGQFLITYAREILALNEEVRRRLQATPIEGRVRLGVVEDFAATRLIHILKAFRDRNPKVNIDIIVESNRRLAAMFESDKLDVTICDVSQINRKPILVWNEELRWVARSDIAFSSDAPLPIIMFEESCPWRAPAMAALANRNLQWTIVCEASTLVAMITAVRVGIGVGPMIAATVPDDCRMLDGADAFLRSPRIDVGLYAHSGASGESYYLADFIARNSRLK; from the coding sequence ATGAACCTCGACCCCTATCTCCTCCGCGCCTTTCTGACCGCCGCGGAGATCGGCACTGTGAACGGTGCTGCAGCCACTCTCAACCGGACGCAGGCTGCGGTCAGCATGCAGATCCGCAAGCTGGAGGATCTGCTCGGCAAGGAGTTGTTCGAGCGATCCTCGCGGGGACTGACGCTGACGGCCGACGGCCAGTTCCTGATCACCTATGCGCGCGAGATACTGGCGCTGAACGAGGAAGTCCGCCGGCGGCTGCAGGCCACGCCGATCGAAGGACGCGTGCGGCTCGGGGTGGTCGAGGATTTCGCGGCGACACGACTCATCCATATCCTCAAGGCGTTCCGTGACCGGAACCCGAAGGTCAACATCGACATCATCGTCGAATCGAATCGGCGCCTCGCCGCCATGTTCGAAAGCGACAAGCTCGATGTGACGATCTGCGACGTCTCGCAGATCAACCGCAAGCCGATTCTGGTCTGGAACGAAGAACTGCGCTGGGTCGCCCGCTCCGACATCGCCTTCTCCAGCGACGCGCCGCTGCCGATCATCATGTTCGAAGAGTCGTGCCCCTGGCGCGCGCCGGCCATGGCTGCGCTAGCCAATCGGAACTTGCAATGGACCATCGTCTGCGAAGCCTCCACGCTGGTGGCGATGATCACCGCCGTGCGTGTGGGCATCGGCGTCGGGCCGATGATTGCCGCCACCGTGCCCGACGACTGCCGCATGCTGGATGGTGCCGATGCCTTTCTCCGATCGCCCCGTATCGATGTCGGGCTGTATGCCCATTCCGGGGCGTCGGGCGAATCCTACTACCTCGCCGACTTCATCGCTCGGAACAGTCGCCTCAAATGA
- the speB gene encoding agmatinase — protein sequence MFDPHFRDVARRIFRDSDGRKWPFADPATLLDAPFIANGLNPETLATLDVALIGVPMDLGVTNRNGARFGPRAVRAIDRIGPYEHILRVAPMGMLAVADVGDVPMRSRFDLSECHADIEACYRMVSGTRAIPLSVGGDHSITGSILKALGAERPVGLIQIDAHCDTAGPYEGSKFHHGGPFREAVLAGVLDPRRTVQIGIRGGAEYLWEFSFASGMTVIHAEDIGEMGIPAVIAKAREVVGGGPTYVTFDVDSLDPAFAPGTGTPEVGGLLPREALQLLRGFAGLDIVGADVVEVAPQYDATSNTAQVAAQVLFELLCLIALKK from the coding sequence ATGTTCGATCCGCATTTCCGCGACGTCGCACGCCGGATCTTTCGCGATTCCGACGGCCGCAAATGGCCCTTCGCCGATCCCGCGACGCTTCTGGACGCGCCCTTCATCGCCAACGGTCTGAACCCGGAGACGCTGGCGACGCTGGATGTGGCGCTGATCGGCGTGCCGATGGATCTCGGCGTCACGAACCGCAACGGCGCGCGTTTCGGGCCGCGCGCCGTGAGAGCGATCGACCGCATCGGTCCCTACGAGCACATCCTGCGGGTGGCGCCGATGGGCATGCTCGCCGTCGCCGACGTCGGCGACGTGCCGATGCGCAGCCGCTTCGATCTGAGCGAGTGCCACGCCGACATCGAGGCCTGCTATCGCATGGTCTCCGGGACGCGCGCCATTCCCCTGTCCGTCGGCGGGGATCATTCCATCACCGGCTCGATCCTCAAGGCGCTCGGCGCGGAACGGCCTGTCGGCTTGATCCAGATCGACGCGCACTGCGATACGGCCGGCCCCTATGAAGGATCGAAGTTCCACCATGGCGGACCGTTCCGCGAAGCCGTCCTCGCCGGCGTGCTCGATCCGCGCCGCACGGTGCAGATCGGCATTCGCGGCGGCGCGGAATATCTCTGGGAGTTCTCCTTCGCCTCGGGCATGACCGTCATTCACGCCGAAGACATTGGCGAGATGGGCATTCCCGCCGTGATCGCCAAGGCTCGAGAGGTGGTCGGTGGCGGGCCGACCTACGTAACCTTCGATGTCGACAGCCTCGACCCGGCCTTCGCCCCGGGCACGGGAACGCCCGAAGTCGGTGGATTGCTGCCGCGTGAGGCCCTGCAGCTTCTGCGCGGGTTCGCCGGCCTCGACATCGTCGGCGCCGACGTGGTCGAGGTCGCGCCCCAGTACGATGCCACCAGCAACACGGCCCAGGTGGCCGCACAGGTGCTGTTCGAACTGCTCTGCCTGATAGCCTTGAAAAAATGA
- a CDS encoding ABC transporter substrate-binding protein, producing MKKFEGRGFFHDPVSRRDVIKAGALVGLGASVGLSFGPAKAADDNVLGLLSWPGHAGPEVVGEFEKKYNVKVQAKEYTGGEEMMALLQSSPPGTFDVVLTDAEYVTMLAQAGKIDALDPAQYPLNDFWPQFQKFPLHWREGKLYSLINSFGYLGLVYNTTKLSADDARSYKLLWDGRVTKKVGMYDWYLPNMSCLSMYDGNRPPYDVDKAKFEQLSQALLSLSPQMSGIGPWSSVFSSLTNGEAWVMPGVGAWAAILLQKSGVPITAAIPQEGGVQWTESLSIVSSSAKKDLAVKFLQYRASPEGQVQTATKSSYVASMPSKAGWELLDKTDPKMADLLEHRLDKRNVMSEIEEGKIEIRGLPTQQSIEEWTDVWTRFKNA from the coding sequence ATGAAGAAGTTCGAAGGACGCGGTTTCTTCCATGACCCCGTGTCGCGCCGCGATGTCATCAAGGCCGGGGCGCTCGTCGGCCTCGGCGCTTCGGTCGGCCTCTCGTTCGGGCCGGCCAAGGCGGCCGACGACAACGTGCTGGGCCTCCTGAGCTGGCCGGGCCATGCCGGCCCCGAGGTCGTGGGCGAGTTCGAGAAGAAGTACAACGTCAAGGTGCAAGCCAAGGAGTATACCGGCGGCGAGGAGATGATGGCGCTGCTGCAATCCTCGCCGCCCGGCACGTTCGACGTCGTTCTGACCGACGCGGAATACGTCACCATGCTGGCGCAGGCGGGCAAGATCGACGCGCTCGATCCTGCCCAGTATCCGCTGAACGACTTCTGGCCGCAGTTCCAGAAGTTCCCGCTGCACTGGCGGGAGGGCAAGCTCTATTCCTTGATCAACAGCTTCGGCTATCTCGGGCTGGTCTACAACACCACCAAGCTTTCGGCGGACGATGCCAGGTCGTACAAGCTGCTGTGGGACGGCAGGGTCACGAAGAAAGTCGGCATGTACGACTGGTATCTGCCCAACATGTCTTGCCTGAGCATGTATGACGGCAACCGTCCTCCCTACGACGTCGACAAGGCCAAATTCGAGCAGCTCAGCCAGGCGCTCCTCTCGCTGTCGCCGCAGATGTCGGGCATCGGCCCCTGGTCCTCGGTCTTCTCGTCACTGACCAACGGCGAGGCCTGGGTCATGCCCGGCGTCGGCGCCTGGGCGGCGATTCTGCTGCAGAAGAGCGGTGTGCCGATCACGGCCGCCATTCCCCAGGAAGGCGGCGTGCAGTGGACCGAGTCGCTCTCGATCGTCTCGTCGTCGGCGAAGAAGGACCTGGCGGTCAAGTTCCTGCAGTACCGTGCGTCGCCCGAGGGGCAGGTGCAGACGGCGACGAAGTCGTCCTATGTCGCATCCATGCCGAGCAAGGCCGGCTGGGAGCTGCTCGACAAGACCGACCCCAAGATGGCAGATCTGCTGGAGCATCGCCTCGACAAGCGCAACGTGATGTCGGAGATCGAGGAGGGCAAGATCGAGATTCGCGGCCTGCCGACCCAGCAGTCCATCGAGGAGTGGACCGACGTCTGGACCAGGTTCAAGAATGCCTGA
- a CDS encoding ABC transporter permease, which produces MSSDATREGRASGRRSLFGVVLGAPMLIAQVLLFVAPLGFLVMMTFWSVRNFTLSPDFTLANWGKVLSASYFWDIYLRTLLYALLAAAITSLVGFPGAFYLAYRASAGVRRAILFLLITPYFTSYLVRIYSWKILLTDQGLINLALGGVGLGPLRMYNNLFGTMVGYVTLCFPLVLLIQLISLSNVDRRLIEAAHNLGCGRLRTVFAVVIPSAKVGLVLAATFAFILSFGDFVSPTLLGGSKPPVLSIFMVDTVRSGSDWPRASVVAMVMVATLLAAGLGALKLAYGRRGEAR; this is translated from the coding sequence ATGTCCAGCGACGCGACCCGTGAAGGCCGCGCCAGCGGCCGAAGAAGCCTGTTCGGGGTCGTGCTCGGTGCTCCGATGCTGATCGCGCAGGTGCTGCTGTTCGTGGCGCCGCTCGGCTTCCTCGTCATGATGACCTTCTGGAGCGTGCGCAATTTCACGCTCTCGCCGGACTTCACGCTCGCGAACTGGGGCAAGGTCCTTTCGGCCTCGTATTTCTGGGACATCTATCTGCGCACGCTGCTCTATGCGCTGCTGGCGGCGGCGATCACCAGCCTCGTCGGCTTTCCCGGCGCCTTCTACCTCGCCTATCGCGCCTCGGCGGGCGTCCGGCGCGCCATCCTGTTCCTGTTGATCACGCCCTACTTCACCAGCTATCTCGTGCGGATCTACTCCTGGAAAATCCTTCTGACGGATCAGGGGCTCATCAACCTCGCTCTCGGCGGGGTCGGGCTCGGTCCCTTGCGCATGTACAACAATCTCTTCGGCACCATGGTCGGCTATGTCACGTTGTGCTTTCCGCTGGTGCTGCTGATCCAGCTGATCAGCCTTTCCAATGTCGATCGCCGCCTGATCGAGGCCGCGCACAATCTGGGTTGCGGCCGCCTGCGCACGGTGTTCGCGGTCGTCATACCCTCGGCCAAGGTCGGTCTCGTCCTGGCCGCGACCTTCGCTTTCATCCTGTCCTTCGGCGACTTCGTCAGCCCGACGCTGCTGGGGGGAAGCAAGCCGCCGGTGCTGAGCATCTTCATGGTCGACACGGTCCGCTCGGGGTCCGACTGGCCGCGCGCCTCGGTCGTCGCGATGGTCATGGTGGCGACGCTGCTGGCGGCCGGGCTGGGCGCGCTGAAGCTCGCTTACGGCAGACGCGGGGAGGCGAGGTGA
- a CDS encoding phosphotransferase family protein, with protein MRSIEPSLALAAELAETATGQVCRAVRRFPTGVAHHVYEAWMAGGTSVVVRMGRPEDRSSLADGVDLNGRLRPLGVPLPRLLATGLDHPLPWVMQERLPGTDLADVVDELSASQLAGLADGVARAQAIVASLGGAGRHGYAAAAELAPHAGWAAVPEANLDRSRDRILRAGLFDLAPLELATEWLQRLRSELDAVVATPFLHDTTTRNVIVASGALSGIVDVDDLCFGDPRYAPALTLAVLMAHGRADTYVAAWMQAAGLRDDRLFRFYVLLFLVDLMSEHGQRFNGNEPMSTPQDRTMLLRAFGQALERLTA; from the coding sequence ATGCGATCGATCGAGCCCTCTCTCGCCCTGGCCGCGGAGTTGGCCGAAACCGCCACGGGGCAGGTCTGCCGGGCGGTCCGCCGATTCCCGACAGGTGTCGCCCACCACGTGTATGAAGCCTGGATGGCGGGAGGCACCAGCGTCGTCGTGCGCATGGGACGGCCCGAGGACCGTTCAAGCCTGGCCGACGGCGTCGATCTCAACGGAAGGCTGAGACCGCTCGGCGTGCCGCTGCCGCGCCTGCTGGCGACCGGGCTGGACCACCCGCTGCCCTGGGTCATGCAGGAGCGGTTGCCGGGCACGGACCTCGCAGACGTCGTCGACGAGCTGTCGGCCAGCCAGCTGGCCGGCTTGGCGGACGGCGTGGCGCGGGCGCAGGCGATCGTCGCGAGCCTTGGTGGCGCCGGACGCCATGGCTACGCCGCCGCTGCCGAGCTGGCGCCCCATGCCGGGTGGGCGGCCGTGCCGGAAGCCAATCTCGACCGATCCCGCGATCGAATCCTGCGCGCCGGCCTGTTCGATCTTGCGCCCCTCGAGCTGGCGACGGAATGGCTCCAGCGCCTGAGGAGCGAGCTCGACGCCGTCGTGGCCACGCCCTTCCTGCACGACACCACGACCCGCAATGTCATCGTGGCTTCAGGCGCGCTCTCGGGGATCGTCGACGTCGACGATCTGTGCTTCGGAGATCCCCGCTATGCCCCGGCCCTCACCCTCGCCGTGCTGATGGCGCACGGTCGGGCCGACACCTATGTCGCGGCCTGGATGCAGGCGGCCGGCCTGCGCGACGACCGTCTGTTCCGGTTCTATGTGCTGCTGTTCCTGGTGGATCTCATGAGCGAGCACGGCCAGCGGTTCAACGGCAACGAGCCGATGTCCACGCCGCAGGACCGGACGATGCTGCTGCGGGCCTTCGGGCAGGCGCTCGAGCGGCTCACGGCCTGA